A region of the Desulfovibrio desulfuricans genome:
TACTCCAAACAAAATTTAATAGCAAGTCAGCAAACAGAAAAGGCGGTACAGACTGAGCCGTTACCGCCAATAAAATAAACAATTGCGTGATTACGCGGTGGCGCTGCTGCTAATCAGTACACAACCCGCCTTACCGCGATAAGTTTGTTGCGCCAGTATGGCACATCAAGGCTTTCAACCCTCACATTTTCGCCGCGTCTGGGGCTGTGGATAAAGGAATTGCCGCCAGCATATATGCCAGTATGCAGCCCCCTCGGGCCGGAGCTGGTGCGGAAAACAAGGATGTCTCCCTGCCGGGCAGATGAAAGCGGTACCTGCTGCCCTGTGTGGGCCTGATCGGATGTTATACGCGGCACTTTTACGCCGTTCTGATTATATGCCCACCAGATCAAACCGGAGCAGTCAAAGCCCTTTTGCGGTGAGGCTCCGCCAGGTCTGTATTTTTTGCCCATTTGCGTATAGGCCGTTTTAACAACCTTGCGCGCGGATTCAGGTGCTGGCCCGCTATCGGGCGCGGATCTGAAAGCTCCGCAGCCTGTCAGAAGTACGGCGCATGCCAAGAGCAGCGCAAAATTGCGCCATCTTCGCCAAGTGTTTGAGTGTATTGCTGCTTCCATGCTGCAACCTACTGTGTTTGCAAATAATTTTGCAAAAGTCAAAAAAATAACACATATGTGCTGCATAGGATTAAGCAATTTGTGTGCCTGATAGGCAGGCAACGAGGATTATTTTTGGCAGGAAAAAATAATAATTGGGTAACAGGCTGCAATAACATAAGTATTCATAATTTGAGAGTTCAAAACAGCAAGGCCCCTGAAGAGGGGCCTTGCTGTTTTGAAGGTTATGCAGTGCAGCGTAACCGCGTGGCCTGCATGCAACTACGGGCTACTGGGCAGGCTTTGCCTCAGAAGTGATCCTTGTCTGATTGTCCCAAACCTGATCAGCTTTTGGCAAAGTGGGCAGCAGCTTGGTCCAGGGGTTCTTCTTGAGGAATTCGGGGTCCTGCTGGAGCTTGCGGCTCATTTCCAGAATGGGCGGCACAGTTTCCTTGATATCCTTGGAAAGCGCTTCAGCGATGCCAAAATCCGTAGCCTTGGTGGCAAGATCAACGGCCTTCTGGCTGCATTCCATAGAGGTCATGAGCGTATCAAGCGTCTTGGCGGGGTTGTGGAAACCAACGCTGTTTTCCGCAGAAACGTAATCCCAGAACAACTGGCCCTTGCGCACCATTTCGCGCGCTTCGGTCATCAGGGCGTCGTAATCGGCTGCGCGCTTGCCTTCGTAGGCATTGGCAAGACGAACAGCTTCATGCGCCTTAACCGAGATTTCCTGCGCTTTCAGCAGCTGTTCAAAGGCCTTCTTCTGGGTGTATTCCACGCGGCCGCGCAGGTAGTCAGCAGTTTTGTCGGCGTGGCACTGACGGCAGGCGCGCAGTTCTGGATCCTTAAGGGGCGAGGTCATCCAGTGACTGGAAACCTTTTTGCCGCCTTCACGCATGTAGGGCATGTGGCAGTCGGCGCAGGCAACTCCGGCAGCGCCATGGGGGCCGTCCTGGAACATTTCATAGTCGGGATGCTGCATCTTGATCATGCCGACCTTGGAGGCCGCGTGCGTCCAGTCAACAAAAGGCCCAGGCTTGCCATCGGCGCCCTTGGGGCCGTGCCCCTTGTAGTACTGGTACATGTCTTCGGGGTTAAAGCCGTTGTCCCAGGGGAACACAGGCTTGGCGGCGGGGCCGTTGTCCTTGTGGGTGAAGTAGTATTCCACATGGCACTGGGCGCATACAAGGCTGCGCTTCTGGTTGCGCGAAAGCTTGGCCCAGTCTTGCCCGCTGCGCTTCAACCAGTCTTTGAGCGGCTCGGAGTAGGGGCGCAGTTCCATGGTCACAGGATCGTGGCAGTTGGCGCAACCAATGGTTTCATCCATCTCGTTGATTTTGTCTTTGCTGCGGAATTCATTGACGTCTTTTGACCAGAAGGCATCGCCGTACTGCTTGACCCACTCCATCATCTTGGGGGTTTTGCAGTTCCAGCAGGTGGCGGGCAGGCCACCCTTGCCGTCAGCGGCAAAGC
Encoded here:
- a CDS encoding C40 family peptidase, which gives rise to MQHICVIFLTFAKLFANTVGCSMEAAIHSNTWRRWRNFALLLACAVLLTGCGAFRSAPDSGPAPESARKVVKTAYTQMGKKYRPGGASPQKGFDCSGLIWWAYNQNGVKVPRITSDQAHTGQQVPLSSARQGDILVFRTSSGPRGLHTGIYAGGNSFIHSPRRGENVRVESLDVPYWRNKLIAVRRVVY
- a CDS encoding ammonia-forming cytochrome c nitrite reductase subunit c552 encodes the protein MAALLGIALLAGCQDVSTDLKPPKYKTSIPESETRISAFQKDFPQQYASYMKNNESSVMTEYKGSIPYHKNDNVNPLPKGFKHAQPYLKNLWLGYPFMYEYNEARGHTYAVEDFLNIDRINRFAADGKGGLPATCWNCKTPKMMEWVKQYGDAFWSKDVNEFRSKDKINEMDETIGCANCHDPVTMELRPYSEPLKDWLKRSGQDWAKLSRNQKRSLVCAQCHVEYYFTHKDNGPAAKPVFPWDNGFNPEDMYQYYKGHGPKGADGKPGPFVDWTHAASKVGMIKMQHPDYEMFQDGPHGAAGVACADCHMPYMREGGKKVSSHWMTSPLKDPELRACRQCHADKTADYLRGRVEYTQKKAFEQLLKAQEISVKAHEAVRLANAYEGKRAADYDALMTEAREMVRKGQLFWDYVSAENSVGFHNPAKTLDTLMTSMECSQKAVDLATKATDFGIAEALSKDIKETVPPILEMSRKLQQDPEFLKKNPWTKLLPTLPKADQVWDNQTRITSEAKPAQ